The proteins below are encoded in one region of Paeniglutamicibacter cryotolerans:
- a CDS encoding cystathionine beta-synthase has translation MKYASTVLDLIGNTPLVKLNHVTAGLAATVLVKLEYLNPGGSIKDRIALKMIERAEASGELLPGGTIVEPTSGNTGVGLALVGQMKGYKTIFVTPDKVGEEKRDVLRAYGAEVVVTPTAVAPDSPESYYGVSDRLVREIPGAYKPDQFSNPAAPDSHYGSTGPEIWNDTDGLVTHVVIGAGTGGTITGTGRYLKEASAHRASGPVRVIAADPDGSVYSGGTGRPYFVEGVGEDMWPGNYDPSVPDEVIAVSDADSFAMTRRLAKEEGLLVGGSSGMAVAAALRAAGDLPADAVVVVILPDGGRGYLAKIFNDDWMRSYGFIADHGDHTVEALLAAKGAKLPDLIHAHAGDTVRDVIGIMNEYGVSILPVLSTEPPVRIGEVRGSIDERTLTERLFRGEIALTDAIGPLIGPRLELIGASDSVDAARSGLQHRDALLATRDGAAIGVITRHDLLSYLTH, from the coding sequence ATGAAATACGCCTCCACAGTCCTGGACCTGATCGGCAACACTCCGCTGGTGAAGCTCAACCACGTCACCGCCGGGCTCGCCGCGACGGTGCTGGTCAAGCTCGAATACCTGAACCCGGGCGGAAGCATCAAGGACCGGATAGCGCTGAAGATGATCGAGCGTGCCGAGGCCTCCGGCGAGCTGCTTCCCGGAGGAACCATCGTGGAACCCACCAGCGGGAACACCGGGGTCGGGTTGGCCCTGGTCGGGCAGATGAAGGGCTACAAGACCATTTTCGTCACCCCGGACAAGGTCGGGGAGGAAAAGCGCGACGTGCTGCGGGCCTATGGGGCCGAAGTCGTCGTCACCCCCACCGCCGTGGCTCCGGATTCCCCCGAGTCCTACTACGGCGTCTCGGACCGGCTGGTACGGGAGATCCCCGGGGCCTACAAGCCCGACCAGTTCTCCAATCCGGCCGCCCCCGACAGCCACTACGGCTCCACCGGGCCGGAAATCTGGAACGACACCGACGGGCTGGTGACCCATGTGGTCATCGGCGCGGGCACCGGGGGCACCATCACCGGTACCGGCCGCTACCTCAAGGAGGCCTCGGCTCACCGCGCGTCCGGCCCGGTGCGGGTCATTGCCGCTGACCCCGATGGCTCGGTCTACTCCGGGGGAACCGGGCGCCCCTACTTCGTGGAGGGAGTGGGGGAGGACATGTGGCCAGGGAATTACGACCCGAGCGTCCCCGACGAGGTCATTGCCGTCTCCGACGCGGACTCGTTTGCGATGACCCGCCGCCTGGCCAAGGAGGAGGGCCTGCTGGTCGGCGGCTCTTCGGGCATGGCGGTGGCCGCCGCGCTGCGCGCCGCCGGCGACCTGCCCGCCGACGCGGTGGTGGTGGTGATCCTGCCCGATGGCGGGCGCGGCTACCTGGCCAAGATCTTCAATGACGACTGGATGCGCTCCTACGGCTTCATTGCGGACCACGGGGACCATACGGTCGAGGCACTGCTCGCGGCCAAGGGAGCGAAGTTGCCCGACCTGATCCACGCCCACGCCGGGGATACGGTGCGCGACGTCATCGGGATCATGAACGAATACGGCGTCTCCATCCTGCCGGTGCTTTCCACCGAGCCGCCGGTACGGATCGGGGAGGTGCGCGGCTCCATCGACGAGCGCACCCTCACCGAGCGGCTTTTCCGCGGGGAGATAGCGCTTACCGATGCCATCGGCCCATTGATCGGCCCGCGGCTGGAGCTGATTGGCGCCAGCGACTCGGTCGACGCGGCCCGCAGCGGGCTCCAGCACCGGGACGCGCTGCTGGCCACCCGCGACGGCGCCGCCATCGGCGTGATTACCCGCCACGACCTGCTTTCCTACCTCACCCACTGA
- the efeU gene encoding iron uptake transporter permease EfeU gives MTANFLIGLREGLEAVLVVVLLLAYLKKSGRTHLYPRIFAGVGVAVAISLAFGAILTFGPRGLTFEAQEAIGGGLSILAVGFVTWMVFWMATASRTMASDLRGKVDTAADGSSWALVLVAALAVGREGLETALFLWAATRATGETWEPLLGAGLGILVAVGLGVLLHRGAVRINLSKFFTWTGAALIVVAGGVLAYGVHDLQEAGMVPGLHNLAFDVSHIISPSGFLGTLLKGVFNFSPATTWLEAIVWVLYVVPVMFIYLRRVNAVKPPQAAVQPAEATA, from the coding sequence ATGACCGCCAACTTCCTGATCGGACTACGCGAGGGGCTCGAAGCCGTCCTCGTCGTGGTCCTGCTTCTTGCCTACCTGAAGAAGAGCGGACGAACACACCTGTACCCGAGGATCTTTGCCGGTGTCGGCGTCGCCGTGGCCATCTCGCTGGCCTTCGGGGCGATCCTGACGTTCGGCCCGCGCGGACTGACCTTCGAGGCGCAGGAAGCCATCGGCGGAGGACTGTCGATCCTGGCCGTCGGCTTCGTGACGTGGATGGTGTTCTGGATGGCGACGGCATCCCGCACCATGGCCTCGGATTTGCGCGGAAAGGTCGATACCGCGGCCGACGGTTCAAGCTGGGCGCTGGTTCTGGTCGCGGCGCTGGCGGTGGGTCGCGAGGGACTGGAAACGGCTCTCTTCCTCTGGGCGGCCACCCGGGCCACCGGTGAAACCTGGGAACCGCTGCTCGGGGCCGGACTGGGCATCCTGGTAGCGGTCGGACTCGGCGTCTTGCTCCACCGGGGCGCGGTGCGCATCAACCTGTCCAAGTTCTTCACCTGGACCGGGGCCGCCCTGATAGTCGTGGCGGGCGGCGTGCTCGCCTACGGGGTGCACGACCTGCAGGAGGCGGGCATGGTGCCGGGCCTGCACAACCTTGCTTTCGACGTCTCCCACATCATTTCTCCGTCGGGATTCCTCGGAACGCTGCTCAAGGGAGTCTTCAATTTCTCCCCGGCAACGACCTGGCTCGAAGCCATCGTCTGGGTGCTTTACGTCGTTCCGGTCATGTTCATCTACCTGCGCCGCGTCAACGCGGTCAAGCCTCCCCAGGCGGCCGTTCAGCCCGCCGAAGCCACCGCTTAA
- the efeB gene encoding iron uptake transporter deferrochelatase/peroxidase subunit — MSLWRSRSDRSHGAGPSRRSLLTAAGAGGLGVAAGALGHSVAANAAPRMALVSDVVPFYGEHQAGIDTQAQDRMHMAAFDVTATGREELIALLTEWTAAIEQMTRGAEVGQDGATGGDYEAPPEDTGEAIDLSASNLTVTVGFGRSLFTDGRKARFDLGGKLPEALISMPHFPGDFLEEARSGGDIVVQACADDPQVAVHAVRNLARIAFGRARVRWSQIGFGRTSSTSATQKTPRNLFGFKDGTANIMSEDGAALSEHVWVKGAQGPEAWMNGGSYLVARRIRMHIETWDRSPLGDQERIIGRTKRGGAPLSGGDEFTEPDFEMPGRGGPVMPVDSHVAIAHPRVNGGVRMLRRGFNYTDGSDGLGRLDAGLFFIAFVVDPRTHYVPMQNAMAKNDALSEYLRHTGSGLFAVPPGVQPGGYLGQGLFEL, encoded by the coding sequence ATGTCTCTCTGGCGTTCCCGCTCAGACCGGTCCCATGGCGCTGGACCCAGCCGACGTTCCCTGCTGACCGCCGCCGGCGCCGGCGGGCTGGGCGTCGCCGCGGGTGCGCTGGGGCACTCGGTCGCAGCGAATGCCGCACCGCGGATGGCGCTTGTCTCCGACGTCGTGCCCTTCTACGGCGAGCACCAGGCGGGCATCGACACACAGGCCCAAGACCGGATGCACATGGCGGCCTTCGATGTCACCGCCACCGGACGCGAGGAACTGATCGCCCTGCTCACCGAATGGACGGCGGCGATCGAGCAAATGACCCGCGGGGCCGAGGTCGGACAGGACGGAGCCACCGGAGGGGACTACGAGGCTCCGCCCGAAGACACCGGGGAGGCCATTGACCTGTCGGCGTCCAACCTGACAGTCACCGTGGGATTCGGCCGCTCGCTGTTCACCGACGGCAGGAAGGCCCGCTTCGACCTCGGGGGCAAGCTTCCCGAGGCGCTGATCTCGATGCCGCATTTCCCCGGGGATTTCCTCGAGGAGGCCAGGAGCGGCGGGGACATCGTCGTGCAGGCTTGCGCCGATGATCCGCAAGTCGCCGTGCACGCTGTGCGCAACTTGGCACGGATTGCCTTCGGACGTGCTCGCGTGCGCTGGTCCCAGATTGGTTTCGGTCGGACCTCCTCGACTTCCGCGACGCAGAAAACGCCGCGGAACCTGTTCGGATTCAAGGACGGAACGGCCAACATCATGTCCGAGGACGGTGCCGCGCTCTCCGAACATGTCTGGGTCAAGGGGGCCCAAGGTCCCGAGGCGTGGATGAACGGCGGAAGCTACCTGGTCGCACGGCGGATCAGGATGCACATCGAGACCTGGGACAGGTCCCCGTTGGGGGATCAGGAAAGGATCATCGGGCGTACCAAGCGCGGGGGAGCACCGCTGTCCGGCGGTGATGAATTCACCGAGCCGGACTTCGAGATGCCCGGCCGCGGTGGGCCGGTCATGCCAGTGGACTCCCACGTGGCCATCGCCCACCCTAGGGTTAATGGCGGGGTAAGAATGCTGCGCCGCGGATTCAACTACACCGATGGTTCCGACGGGCTGGGCCGGCTCGATGCCGGGCTGTTCTTCATCGCCTTCGTCGTGGATCCGCGAACCCACTACGTGCCGATGCAAAATGCCATGGCAAAGAACGATGCGCTCTCCGAATACCTCAGGCACACCGGGTCCGGGCTCTTCGCCGTGCCTCCCGGGGTGCAGCCCGGCGGGTATCTGGGGCAGGGCCTGTTCGAACTCTGA
- a CDS encoding amidohydrolase — protein MPNLAIINAHVVPVTAPAFDGTVLVNEGRIGALGPDVPIPEGTETIDAAGSWLLPGFIDAHVHLGMHPEGEDGSTSDVNEMTDPNMAAVRAIDAIDPFDPGFDDALAGGITTVNVNPGSGNPIGGQAAAIHTHGRYIDEMVLRAPSGIKSALGENPKRIYGAQKKTPSTRLGNALVIREAFIAARNYLAQEDPKPYDAKLEALASVLRREIPWRQHCHRADDVATALRLAEEFGYDLVLDHGTEAHVLGDLIAERNIPVLIGPLFTTKSKVELRGRSLANPGRLANAGVQISIITDHPVIPINFLVHQCTLAVKEGLDRETALRSITINPARVLGLAERIGSLEAGKDADLVLWSGDPLDVMSRALRVWIGGAQVMEYDHAQRRVNVAPRKVVPE, from the coding sequence ATGCCGAACCTCGCCATCATCAACGCCCACGTCGTTCCCGTCACCGCTCCCGCCTTTGACGGCACTGTGCTGGTGAACGAGGGGCGCATCGGCGCCCTGGGCCCGGATGTGCCCATCCCGGAGGGCACCGAAACCATCGATGCCGCGGGCTCCTGGCTGCTGCCGGGATTCATCGATGCGCACGTGCATCTGGGCATGCATCCGGAGGGAGAGGACGGCTCCACCTCCGACGTGAACGAGATGACCGATCCGAATATGGCCGCAGTGCGCGCCATCGACGCCATCGACCCGTTCGATCCGGGCTTCGACGACGCACTGGCCGGCGGTATCACCACGGTGAACGTCAATCCGGGCTCGGGCAACCCGATCGGCGGGCAAGCCGCCGCCATCCATACGCACGGGCGCTACATCGACGAGATGGTGCTGCGCGCACCCAGCGGGATCAAATCGGCCCTCGGTGAGAACCCGAAACGAATCTACGGCGCCCAGAAGAAAACTCCGTCCACCCGGCTGGGCAACGCGTTGGTGATCCGCGAGGCATTCATCGCCGCACGCAACTACCTGGCCCAGGAAGACCCGAAACCGTACGACGCGAAGCTGGAGGCACTGGCATCGGTACTGCGCCGCGAGATCCCGTGGCGCCAACACTGCCACCGCGCCGACGACGTCGCCACTGCGCTGCGGCTGGCCGAGGAGTTCGGCTACGACCTGGTCCTGGACCACGGTACCGAAGCCCACGTGCTGGGTGACCTGATCGCCGAGCGGAACATCCCGGTGCTGATCGGCCCGCTATTCACCACCAAGTCCAAAGTGGAGCTGCGCGGGCGCTCGCTGGCGAACCCGGGCAGGCTGGCCAACGCCGGGGTACAGATCTCCATCATCACCGACCACCCCGTGATCCCCATCAACTTCCTGGTCCACCAGTGCACGCTGGCGGTAAAGGAGGGCCTGGACCGCGAGACGGCGCTGCGCTCGATCACCATTAACCCGGCCCGGGTGCTGGGGCTGGCAGAGCGGATCGGTTCGTTGGAGGCGGGCAAGGACGCGGACCTGGTGTTGTGGAGCGGGGATCCGCTCGATGTCATGTCCCGGGCGCTGCGCGTCTGGATCGGCGGGGCCCAGGTGATGGAGTATGACCACGCGCAGCGCCGGGTCAACGTCGCACCCCGGAAGGTCGTTCCCGAATAG
- the htpX gene encoding zinc metalloprotease HtpX — translation MHNHNNGLKTAALLGGMFAVLLALGALIASGTGNSSFIWIFAGIGLATTAYGYWNSDKLAIRSMQAYPVTEAEQPAMYRIVSELSIAAQQPMPRLYVSPTNAPNAFATGRNPQNAAVCCTEGILELLTERELRGVLGHELMHVYNRDILTSSVAAAVGGVITSIAQFMLFFGGGDRRNANPLAMIALALLAPLASTVIQMAISRTREYDADEDGAKLTNDPLALASALNKLETGVQLAPLPDDDQHLVNTSHLMIANPFRAGAARKLFATHPPMADRIARLEGMAGRKLGS, via the coding sequence GTGCACAATCACAACAACGGATTGAAGACAGCCGCTCTGCTGGGTGGAATGTTTGCCGTCCTGCTGGCGTTGGGCGCACTGATCGCCTCCGGTACGGGCAACTCCAGCTTCATCTGGATCTTTGCCGGCATCGGCTTGGCCACCACCGCTTACGGCTACTGGAATTCGGACAAACTGGCCATCCGCTCGATGCAGGCCTACCCGGTGACCGAGGCCGAGCAGCCGGCCATGTACCGGATCGTCAGTGAGCTTTCAATCGCGGCGCAGCAGCCAATGCCGCGGCTCTACGTCTCGCCGACCAACGCCCCGAACGCGTTCGCCACCGGACGGAACCCGCAGAACGCCGCGGTGTGCTGTACCGAAGGCATCCTTGAGTTGCTCACGGAACGTGAGTTGCGCGGAGTGCTGGGCCATGAGCTGATGCACGTCTACAACCGGGATATCCTCACCTCGTCGGTCGCCGCGGCCGTGGGCGGAGTGATCACCTCGATCGCCCAGTTCATGCTCTTCTTCGGAGGTGGAGACCGGCGCAACGCCAACCCGCTGGCCATGATCGCCCTGGCCTTGCTGGCGCCGCTGGCCTCCACCGTCATTCAGATGGCCATCAGCAGGACCCGCGAATACGATGCCGACGAGGATGGCGCGAAGCTCACCAATGACCCGCTTGCCCTGGCCTCGGCGCTGAACAAGCTGGAAACCGGGGTGCAGCTGGCCCCGCTTCCCGACGACGACCAGCATCTGGTCAACACCTCGCACCTGATGATCGCCAATCCGTTCCGTGCCGGGGCGGCACGCAAGCTCTTCGCCACGCACCCGCCGATGGCCGACCGCATCGCCCGGCTCGAGGGCATGGCCGGACGCAAACTCGGATCCTGA
- the trxA gene encoding thioredoxin produces MATIDMTETEFTKTLETNEIVFVDFWAAWCGPCRQFAPVYQQVSEKYPEVKFAKVDTEAEQGLARAANITSIPTLMAFRDSVLVFSQPGALNASQLEDLVVAVKGIDMTEVHAQIAEQEAQAQ; encoded by the coding sequence ATGGCTACCATTGATATGACCGAGACCGAATTTACCAAGACGCTTGAAACGAACGAGATCGTTTTCGTGGATTTCTGGGCCGCTTGGTGCGGTCCCTGCCGTCAATTCGCACCGGTTTACCAGCAGGTTTCCGAGAAGTACCCCGAGGTGAAGTTCGCCAAGGTGGACACCGAGGCGGAACAGGGCTTGGCCCGCGCCGCAAACATCACCTCCATCCCGACGCTGATGGCTTTCCGCGACTCCGTGCTCGTGTTCTCGCAGCCCGGCGCCCTGAATGCCTCGCAGCTTGAGGACCTCGTCGTCGCCGTCAAGGGCATTGACATGACCGAGGTGCACGCCCAGATCGCCGAGCAGGAAGCCCAAGCCCAGTAA
- a CDS encoding cystathionine gamma-synthase yields MSMPTPGFNTRAIHAGQGFEPRTGAVVPPVHFSSTYAQDGIGGLRDGYEYGRGTNPTRDSLQEQLAALENGTHAFSFSSGLAAEDSLIRALTGPGDHIVLGNDAYGGTYRLINRVLGPWGIGNTPVDLSDAGAVTAALAAYPVKLVWVETPSNPMMRITDIAALADAAHAVGALLVVDNTFASPYLQQPLDLGADVVVHSTTKYIGGHSDVVGGAVIVKDAELAEKIGFVQFAVGAVSGPMDAFLTTRGLKTLGVRMDRHCTNAQAVAQWLLARPEVEAVHYPGLESHPGHELAKKQMSGFGGMVSVQLAGGEAAARSIAESTRVFTLAESLGGIESLMNYPSEMTHASVKGTELAVPVNLLRLSVGIEDVADLLADLEQAFSQL; encoded by the coding sequence ATGAGCATGCCCACACCTGGATTCAACACCCGCGCCATCCACGCCGGACAGGGATTCGAACCCCGCACCGGGGCAGTGGTGCCGCCGGTGCACTTCTCTTCCACCTACGCCCAAGACGGCATCGGCGGGTTGCGCGACGGCTACGAGTACGGCCGCGGCACCAACCCGACCCGCGACTCGCTGCAGGAACAGCTGGCAGCCTTGGAAAACGGCACCCACGCCTTCTCTTTCTCCTCCGGCCTGGCCGCCGAGGACTCGCTGATCCGCGCGCTCACCGGCCCCGGGGACCACATCGTGCTCGGCAACGACGCCTACGGGGGCACTTACCGGCTGATCAACCGGGTGCTGGGGCCGTGGGGGATCGGCAATACGCCGGTTGACCTCTCCGACGCCGGTGCCGTCACTGCGGCACTGGCAGCCTACCCGGTTAAACTGGTCTGGGTGGAGACGCCCTCGAACCCGATGATGCGCATCACCGATATCGCGGCGCTCGCCGATGCCGCCCACGCCGTCGGGGCGCTGCTGGTGGTGGACAACACGTTCGCCTCGCCGTACCTGCAGCAGCCGCTTGATCTGGGCGCCGACGTAGTGGTGCACTCCACCACCAAATACATCGGCGGGCACTCCGATGTGGTCGGCGGGGCCGTCATCGTGAAGGACGCGGAGCTGGCTGAGAAGATCGGCTTCGTGCAGTTCGCCGTGGGGGCCGTCTCGGGGCCGATGGACGCGTTCCTGACCACCCGCGGGCTGAAGACCCTGGGTGTGCGGATGGACCGGCACTGCACCAACGCGCAGGCGGTGGCGCAGTGGTTGCTCGCGCGGCCCGAGGTGGAAGCCGTGCACTACCCGGGGCTCGAGTCACACCCGGGCCACGAGCTGGCCAAGAAGCAGATGAGCGGTTTCGGCGGCATGGTCTCGGTGCAGTTGGCCGGGGGAGAGGCGGCGGCGCGCAGCATTGCCGAATCCACGCGGGTGTTCACCCTGGCAGAATCCCTGGGTGGGATCGAATCGCTGATGAACTACCCCTCGGAAATGACCCACGCCTCGGTGAAGGGCACCGAGCTGGCCGTCCCCGTGAACCTGCTGCGGCTCTCGGTGGGCATCGAGGACGTGGCCGATCTGCTGGCCGATCTGGAACAGGCCTTCAGCCAGCTGTAG
- a CDS encoding DNA-3-methyladenine glycosylase family protein, with translation MEQSIPDTVPGHLPAAEARGSWDPRGPYSLSGTLAVLQRGSADPCVQVGRYEAWLCFSTTEGPVTLLLQRKGLQAGAGGASPVFISAWGPGAGAAVAGAPRLLGAGDDWSGFDERGFSASLPPLVTEARRRHPGLRLPSTGRMFDALLIAVLEQRVTTIEARFAWRYLAMNFGERPPGPVPQGMRLPPTPAAIRAVTPWQWHAARVDAQRSSSAVRAAAVAPALERWGSRPLGGLDPRNGIGVDAALASLPGIGLWTIAETLQRTHGSPDHVSVGDYHLAAFVGQALTGRRVDDARMLELLEPWSGHRQRVVRLLGLSGVKKQAFGPRLAPMDHRHR, from the coding sequence ATGGAGCAATCGATCCCGGACACCGTTCCTGGCCACCTGCCCGCTGCCGAGGCGCGGGGGTCATGGGATCCGAGGGGGCCCTATTCCCTGTCCGGCACGCTCGCGGTTCTCCAGCGCGGCTCAGCTGACCCCTGTGTACAGGTCGGCCGCTACGAAGCCTGGCTGTGCTTTTCCACTACCGAGGGGCCCGTAACGCTGCTGTTGCAACGGAAGGGACTCCAGGCCGGGGCCGGCGGCGCGTCCCCGGTGTTCATTAGTGCCTGGGGCCCGGGTGCAGGGGCCGCCGTTGCGGGGGCGCCACGCCTGCTGGGCGCCGGGGACGACTGGTCAGGCTTCGATGAACGGGGATTCAGCGCATCGCTGCCACCTCTGGTGACCGAGGCCAGACGACGACACCCGGGATTGCGGCTTCCCTCTACCGGACGGATGTTCGACGCCCTGTTGATAGCGGTTCTGGAACAACGCGTGACAACCATCGAGGCGCGGTTCGCGTGGCGTTACCTGGCGATGAACTTCGGGGAACGGCCCCCGGGACCGGTACCGCAGGGAATGCGTTTGCCCCCGACGCCGGCAGCCATCCGTGCCGTTACACCCTGGCAATGGCACGCGGCCCGGGTTGATGCACAACGCTCCAGCTCCGCGGTTCGCGCGGCAGCGGTCGCGCCAGCACTGGAGCGCTGGGGTTCCCGGCCATTGGGTGGGCTTGATCCGCGCAACGGGATAGGGGTCGATGCGGCACTGGCATCGCTTCCCGGGATCGGGCTTTGGACCATCGCCGAGACACTGCAGCGAACCCACGGATCCCCGGACCACGTCTCGGTGGGCGACTACCATCTGGCTGCCTTTGTGGGCCAGGCCCTCACCGGGCGACGGGTCGATGATGCGCGGATGCTTGAACTACTTGAACCGTGGAGCGGGCACCGCCAGCGCGTCGTGCGCTTGCTGGGGCTCTCCGGGGTGAAAAAGCAGGCGTTCGGCCCGCGGTTGGCGCCGATGGACCACCGGCACCGCTGA
- the efeO gene encoding iron uptake system protein EfeO yields the protein MKITAPLCATAAVALVALTLTGCTENTPESSGDGSVQITSTADACDVSTATAPGGTVKFQIKNAGTQVTEFYLLAEDGLRIVGEVENIGPGLSRDLIVIAPEGKYITACKPGMIGEGIRADFALTAAPAGQAVSADRAKLGETAVTLYTAYVKDQIEQLVTGTGDFADAFAAGDTAKAKELYAAVRMHWERIEPVAESFGDLDPILDAREADLEPGQKWTGWHRAEKDLWPPATGYTAMTKAERGKLAEKMVADTNELAKRVQDLEYNPATLANGAKELLDEVATGKVTGEEEIWSHTDLWDFQANVDGARIAYEDLKPLLAGSAAALDEQLQNRFTDLQKLLDQHKRGAGFIYYDELTEAQKTELSSAVDALAEPLSKLTAAVAK from the coding sequence ATGAAAATCACTGCCCCCCTCTGTGCCACGGCGGCCGTTGCCCTGGTTGCGCTCACCCTCACCGGATGCACCGAGAACACTCCGGAGTCCTCCGGCGACGGTTCGGTCCAGATCACCAGCACCGCCGACGCCTGCGACGTCTCGACCGCGACGGCGCCCGGGGGAACCGTGAAATTCCAGATCAAGAACGCCGGCACCCAGGTGACCGAGTTCTACCTGCTGGCCGAGGACGGACTGCGGATTGTCGGTGAGGTGGAGAACATCGGCCCCGGACTCAGCCGGGACCTGATCGTCATAGCCCCCGAAGGCAAGTACATCACCGCCTGCAAGCCGGGCATGATCGGAGAGGGAATCCGTGCCGACTTCGCGTTGACCGCAGCCCCCGCGGGCCAGGCCGTGAGCGCAGACCGCGCCAAGCTGGGCGAAACGGCAGTCACGCTCTACACCGCCTATGTCAAGGACCAGATCGAGCAGCTGGTCACCGGGACCGGTGACTTCGCCGACGCGTTTGCCGCGGGCGACACCGCCAAGGCGAAGGAACTCTACGCCGCTGTACGCATGCACTGGGAGCGCATCGAGCCGGTGGCCGAGTCCTTCGGTGACCTGGACCCGATCCTCGATGCACGCGAGGCCGATTTGGAACCGGGGCAAAAGTGGACCGGATGGCACCGTGCCGAGAAGGACCTGTGGCCGCCGGCGACGGGCTACACCGCTATGACCAAGGCCGAGCGCGGAAAGCTTGCCGAGAAGATGGTCGCCGACACCAACGAACTGGCCAAGCGCGTCCAAGACCTGGAATACAACCCGGCAACCCTGGCCAACGGCGCGAAGGAACTGCTCGATGAAGTGGCCACCGGAAAGGTCACCGGCGAGGAGGAAATCTGGTCGCACACCGACCTGTGGGACTTCCAGGCCAACGTCGATGGCGCCCGCATTGCCTATGAAGACCTGAAGCCGCTGCTGGCCGGATCCGCTGCGGCGCTCGATGAGCAGTTGCAGAACCGGTTTACCGACCTGCAAAAACTGCTCGACCAGCACAAGCGTGGCGCGGGTTTCATTTACTACGATGAGCTCACCGAGGCGCAGAAGACGGAACTGAGCTCGGCGGTCGACGCATTGGCCGAACCGCTGTCCAAACTCACCGCAGCCGTGGCGAAGTAG
- a CDS encoding YajQ family cyclic di-GMP-binding protein — translation MASDSTFDVVSKVDSQEVSNALNQAQKEIVQRYDFKGVGAEIDFSGEKILMKANSEERVKAVLDVFQSKLVKRNISLKSLECGEPFASGKEYRIEASIVEGIAQDVAKKINKLIRDEAPKGVKSTIQGDELRVSSKSRDDLQATMALLRTFEESDLQFVNFR, via the coding sequence ATGGCTAGCGATTCAACGTTCGACGTCGTAAGCAAGGTCGACAGCCAGGAAGTGTCCAACGCACTGAACCAGGCCCAGAAGGAAATTGTGCAGCGCTACGATTTCAAGGGCGTCGGGGCAGAGATCGATTTCAGCGGTGAAAAAATCCTGATGAAGGCCAACTCCGAGGAACGCGTCAAAGCGGTCCTGGACGTCTTCCAGAGCAAACTGGTCAAGCGCAACATCAGCCTGAAGTCCCTGGAATGCGGCGAGCCGTTTGCCTCGGGCAAGGAATACCGGATCGAGGCGTCCATCGTCGAGGGCATTGCCCAGGACGTTGCCAAGAAGATCAACAAGCTGATCCGCGACGAGGCTCCCAAGGGCGTCAAATCCACCATTCAGGGCGATGAGCTCCGCGTCTCCTCGAAGTCCCGCGATGATCTGCAAGCAACCATGGCACTGCTGCGCACCTTCGAAGAGTCCGACCTTCAGTTCGTGAACTTCCGCTAG